In a genomic window of Mycolicibacterium neoaurum VKM Ac-1815D:
- a CDS encoding 2-oxoacid:acceptor oxidoreductase subunit alpha, whose product MGQNGSTGAPRQKLEKVVIRFAGDSGDGMQLTGDRFTSEAALFGNDLATQPNYPAEIRAPQGTLPGVSSFQIQIADYDILTAGDRPDVLVAMNPAALKANVGDLPRGGLIIANSDEFTKRNLAKVGYDTNPLENEELSDYVVQSVAMTTLTLGAVEAIGATKKDGQRAKNMFALGLLSWMYGRELEASEAFIREKFARKPEIAEANVLALKAGWNYGETTEAFATTYEVAPAKLKSGEYRQISGNTALAYGVVAAGHLSGIQVVLGTYPITPASDILHELSKYKHFNVLTFQAEDEIAGIGAAIGASYGGALGVTSTSGPGVSLKSEAIGLAVMTELPLLVIDVQRGGPSTGLPTKTEQADLLQALYGRNGESPVAVLAPCSPSDCFDIAVEAVRIAIGYHTPVIILSDGAIANGSEPWRIPDISTYPAIEHKFAKSGEPFEPYARDPETLARQFAVPGTPGLEHRIGGLEAANGSGNISYEPKNHDLMVRLRQLKIDGITVPDLVVDDPTDDAELLMLGWGSSYGPIGEACRRARRKGIKVAHAQLRHLNPFPANTEEVLRKYPKVVVPEMNLGQLALLLRGKYLVDIQSVTKVEGMAFLADEVEGIIDSALDGTLREKETDKAKFARLAAATVESVGANV is encoded by the coding sequence GTGGGTCAGAACGGCAGCACCGGCGCTCCGCGGCAGAAGCTGGAAAAAGTGGTCATCCGCTTCGCCGGCGACTCCGGTGACGGAATGCAGCTTACCGGCGATCGCTTCACTTCGGAGGCCGCCCTTTTCGGCAACGACCTCGCGACCCAGCCGAACTATCCCGCCGAGATCCGGGCACCACAGGGCACCCTGCCGGGTGTGTCGTCATTCCAGATCCAGATTGCCGACTACGACATCCTGACCGCCGGCGACCGTCCCGACGTCCTCGTCGCGATGAACCCGGCGGCGCTGAAGGCCAACGTCGGCGACCTGCCGCGCGGCGGTCTGATCATCGCCAACTCCGACGAGTTCACCAAGCGCAACCTGGCCAAGGTCGGCTATGACACCAATCCCTTGGAGAACGAGGAACTGTCCGACTACGTCGTGCAGTCGGTGGCCATGACCACCCTGACCCTCGGCGCCGTCGAGGCGATCGGCGCCACCAAGAAGGACGGCCAGCGCGCAAAGAACATGTTCGCGCTCGGGCTGCTCTCGTGGATGTACGGCCGCGAGTTGGAGGCCAGTGAGGCATTCATCCGGGAGAAGTTCGCCCGTAAGCCCGAGATCGCCGAGGCCAACGTGCTGGCGCTCAAGGCGGGTTGGAACTACGGCGAGACCACCGAGGCGTTCGCCACCACCTACGAGGTCGCTCCGGCGAAGCTGAAGTCGGGCGAGTACCGCCAGATCTCGGGTAACACCGCACTGGCATACGGTGTGGTCGCCGCGGGGCACCTGTCCGGTATCCAGGTCGTGCTCGGCACGTACCCCATCACCCCGGCCAGCGACATCCTGCACGAGCTGTCGAAGTACAAGCACTTCAACGTGCTGACCTTCCAGGCCGAGGATGAGATCGCCGGTATCGGTGCCGCCATCGGCGCCTCCTATGGCGGTGCGCTCGGCGTCACCAGCACCTCGGGTCCGGGCGTATCGCTGAAGTCCGAGGCCATCGGCCTGGCCGTGATGACCGAATTGCCGTTGCTCGTCATCGATGTCCAGCGCGGCGGTCCGTCCACCGGCCTGCCCACCAAGACCGAGCAGGCCGACCTGTTGCAGGCGCTCTACGGCCGCAACGGCGAATCGCCGGTCGCGGTACTGGCGCCGTGCTCGCCGTCGGATTGCTTCGACATCGCGGTGGAAGCAGTGCGGATCGCGATCGGTTACCACACCCCGGTGATCATCCTGTCCGACGGCGCGATCGCCAACGGTTCCGAACCGTGGCGTATCCCGGATATCAGCACCTACCCGGCCATTGAGCACAAGTTCGCCAAGTCCGGCGAGCCTTTCGAGCCCTACGCCCGCGATCCCGAGACGCTGGCCCGCCAGTTCGCCGTGCCGGGCACCCCGGGCCTGGAGCACCGCATCGGCGGTCTCGAGGCGGCCAACGGTTCAGGCAACATCTCCTATGAACCCAAGAACCACGATCTGATGGTGCGGTTGCGCCAGCTCAAGATCGACGGCATCACCGTGCCCGATCTCGTGGTCGACGATCCGACCGACGATGCCGAGCTGCTGATGCTCGGATGGGGCAGCTCGTATGGCCCCATCGGCGAGGCGTGCCGGCGGGCGCGACGCAAGGGCATCAAGGTCGCGCATGCCCAGTTGCGTCACCTCAACCCGTTCCCGGCCAACACCGAAGAGGTGCTGCGCAAGTACCCCAAGGTGGTCGTGCCGGAGATGAACCTCGGCCAGCTCGCCCTGCTGCTGCGCGGCAAGTACCTGGTCGATATCCAGTCGGTGACCAAGGTCGAGGGC
- a CDS encoding Gfo/Idh/MocA family protein: MTTIGVIGLGRIGAFHTETLAGLDGIDGLVITDERPDVTAAVAAKHGATAVGSVEELLASGVDGVVVAAATPAHADLTLAAVERGIPTFCEKPIASTAAESARVAETIMCTGVPVQVGYQRRFDAAFAAAKTAVDNGSLGILHTVRSTTMDPAPPPLDYIKGSGGIFRDCAVHDFDVVRWITGQQAVEVYATGSVQGDPLFAEYGDVDTAAVVVRFDGGALGVISNARYNARGYDCRLEIHGFDDSVAAGWDQGAPLRNVDPANEFPTGPAHNFFMDRFTEAFRTELAGFLEVAKGGPVRGATVADAVEVAWMAEAATESLRRGTPVALESVKAKVGTA; encoded by the coding sequence ATGACCACCATCGGTGTGATCGGACTGGGCCGCATCGGCGCATTCCACACCGAAACCCTTGCCGGACTCGACGGGATCGACGGGCTGGTGATCACCGACGAACGTCCCGACGTGACCGCGGCGGTGGCCGCCAAGCACGGCGCCACGGCGGTCGGATCCGTCGAGGAACTGCTGGCGTCCGGCGTCGACGGGGTCGTGGTCGCCGCCGCCACCCCCGCACACGCGGACCTCACGCTCGCCGCGGTCGAACGCGGGATCCCCACCTTCTGCGAGAAGCCGATCGCCTCCACCGCCGCCGAGAGCGCGCGGGTCGCGGAGACCATCATGTGCACCGGGGTACCGGTGCAGGTGGGCTATCAGCGCCGGTTCGACGCCGCGTTCGCCGCGGCCAAGACCGCCGTCGACAACGGCAGCCTCGGCATCCTGCACACCGTGCGCAGCACCACGATGGATCCCGCTCCCCCGCCGCTGGACTACATCAAGGGCTCCGGCGGCATCTTCCGGGACTGTGCCGTCCACGATTTCGACGTCGTCCGCTGGATCACCGGCCAGCAGGCCGTCGAGGTCTACGCCACCGGGTCGGTGCAGGGTGACCCGCTGTTCGCCGAGTACGGCGATGTCGACACCGCCGCGGTGGTGGTGCGATTCGACGGTGGCGCACTGGGAGTCATCTCCAACGCCCGATACAACGCACGCGGTTACGACTGCCGTCTCGAGATCCACGGCTTCGACGATTCGGTGGCCGCAGGCTGGGACCAGGGTGCACCACTGCGCAATGTCGACCCGGCCAACGAGTTCCCCACCGGACCGGCGCACAACTTCTTCATGGATCGCTTCACCGAGGCGTTCCGCACCGAGCTGGCCGGTTTCCTTGAGGTCGCCAAGGGCGGCCCGGTCCGCGGCGCGACCGTCGCCGACGCCGTCGAGGTGGCCTGGATGGCAGAGGCCGCCACCGAGTCCCTGCGCCGTGGCACCCCGGTGGCACTCGAGTCGGTCAAAGCGAAGGTAGGCACCGCATGA
- a CDS encoding ATP-binding cassette domain-containing protein, protein MTATVETPSNASSGGKKVPLVELRNVGKSYGNITALADISLRVHAGEVTGILGDNGAGKSTLIKIIAGLHQQTEGELLVDGEVTTFSSPADALDKGIATVYQNLAVVPLMPVWRNFFLGQEVRKKSFPWSLDANAMRATTLAELSKMGIELPDVDAPIGSLSGGQRQCVAIARAVFFGARVLILDEPTAALGVKQSGVVLKYITAAKEAGFGVVFITHNPHHAHMVGDHFVLLNRGRQKLDCTYDDITLEHLTQQMAGGDELEALSHELGR, encoded by the coding sequence ATGACCGCAACAGTCGAGACCCCGAGCAACGCATCCTCCGGCGGTAAGAAGGTGCCACTGGTCGAGCTGCGCAATGTCGGCAAGTCCTATGGCAACATCACCGCGCTGGCGGACATCAGCCTGCGCGTGCATGCCGGTGAGGTCACCGGCATTCTCGGCGACAACGGTGCAGGCAAGTCCACGCTGATCAAGATCATCGCCGGCCTGCATCAGCAGACTGAGGGTGAACTGCTGGTCGACGGTGAGGTCACCACGTTCTCCTCACCGGCCGACGCCCTGGACAAGGGCATCGCGACCGTCTACCAGAACCTCGCCGTCGTCCCGCTGATGCCGGTGTGGCGCAACTTCTTCCTCGGCCAGGAGGTGCGCAAGAAGTCGTTCCCGTGGTCGCTGGACGCCAACGCCATGCGGGCGACCACGCTGGCCGAGCTGTCGAAGATGGGCATCGAACTGCCCGATGTCGACGCGCCGATCGGGTCGCTGTCCGGTGGGCAGCGCCAGTGCGTCGCCATCGCGCGGGCGGTCTTCTTCGGTGCGCGGGTGCTGATTCTCGACGAACCGACCGCGGCGCTGGGTGTGAAACAGTCCGGTGTGGTGCTCAAATACATCACCGCGGCCAAGGAGGCCGGCTTCGGTGTCGTCTTCATCACACACAACCCGCACCACGCCCACATGGTGGGCGACCATTTCGTACTGCTCAACCGGGGCCGTCAGAAGCTGGACTGCACCTATGACGACATCACGCTGGAGCATCTGACCCAACAGATGGCCGGCGGTGACGAGCTCGAGGCGCTCAGCCACGAGCTCGGTCGCTGA
- a CDS encoding carbohydrate kinase family protein: protein MAPQLVPGVTVLGNLAIDVINGAAPSPGGCASFAGVALQSAPGSTHIAAMGERRHHELFGPVLDRFGALVRLLPADRTSAFSLDYDDTDHRHMSVSAIGPVWRPGDIDADDPRTTWIHLAPLLRTDFPADTLAHLAARGHRIAYDGQGLVRADRVGPLVLDRDFSPELLRHLSVLKLAEDEAVIVADGAFDLAAAHRLGVPEILVTYGSEGCDIYRDGSVTRVPAAWRVMDVQTTGAGDMFTASYVAHRAAGANPVRAVEIASELVARELQKRAQMPSTKA, encoded by the coding sequence ATGGCGCCACAGCTGGTCCCGGGCGTGACGGTGCTGGGCAACCTCGCCATCGACGTCATCAACGGTGCCGCCCCGAGTCCCGGTGGCTGCGCATCATTTGCCGGGGTGGCACTGCAATCGGCACCGGGCAGCACGCACATCGCGGCCATGGGCGAACGACGTCATCACGAACTCTTCGGCCCGGTGCTCGACCGGTTCGGCGCGCTGGTTCGGCTGCTTCCCGCCGATCGCACCAGCGCATTCAGCCTCGACTATGACGACACCGACCACCGGCACATGAGCGTCTCGGCGATCGGGCCGGTATGGCGTCCCGGCGATATCGATGCCGACGACCCGCGCACCACCTGGATCCACCTGGCACCGCTGCTGCGCACCGATTTCCCGGCCGACACCCTCGCCCATCTGGCGGCGCGCGGTCACCGTATCGCCTATGACGGTCAGGGTCTGGTGCGCGCCGATCGGGTCGGGCCGCTGGTGCTGGACCGTGATTTCTCCCCGGAGCTGCTGCGTCACCTCAGCGTGCTCAAGTTGGCCGAGGACGAGGCCGTGATCGTCGCCGATGGTGCGTTCGACCTCGCGGCCGCGCACCGGCTCGGGGTGCCGGAGATCCTGGTCACCTATGGGTCCGAGGGTTGTGACATCTACCGGGACGGCTCGGTGACTCGGGTTCCTGCCGCATGGCGCGTGATGGACGTGCAGACCACCGGTGCCGGCGATATGTTCACCGCGAGCTACGTGGCGCATCGTGCGGCGGGGGCGAACCCGGTTCGGGCGGTGGAGATCGCCAGCGAACTGGTCGCCCGCGAGCTGCAAAAACGGGCGCAGATGCCGTCGACCAAGGCCTGA
- a CDS encoding SRPBCC family protein — translation MTTTTLKTEDAGKQSVSRSVQVTAPVATLFEQIADPHRHHEIDGSGTVRDVEVKGPHRVSEGDKFTIGMTQYGLPYKITSTVTKARENEIVEWQHPLGHKWRWEFAEVSPGITKVTETFDYSSAKVPFVIELLGMKKQNAQGIEKTLTGLADRYLTH, via the coding sequence ATGACCACGACGACACTGAAGACAGAAGACGCAGGCAAGCAGTCCGTCAGCCGTAGCGTGCAGGTCACCGCACCGGTGGCCACGCTGTTCGAGCAGATCGCCGACCCGCATCGGCACCACGAGATCGACGGATCGGGAACGGTGCGCGATGTCGAGGTCAAGGGTCCGCACCGGGTGTCCGAGGGCGACAAGTTCACGATCGGCATGACCCAATACGGGCTGCCCTACAAGATCACGTCCACGGTGACGAAGGCCAGGGAGAACGAGATCGTCGAGTGGCAGCACCCGCTCGGGCACAAGTGGCGTTGGGAGTTCGCCGAGGTGAGTCCCGGCATCACCAAGGTCACCGAGACCTTCGACTATTCCTCGGCCAAGGTGCCGTTCGTCATCGAGCTCTTGGGCATGAAGAAGCAGAATGCCCAGGGCATCGAGAAGACGTTGACCGGGCTTGCCGACAGGTATCTGACGCACTGA
- a CDS encoding sugar phosphate isomerase/epimerase family protein, whose protein sequence is MSIKLAGAPISWGVCEVPGWGHQLAPARVLAEMRGVGLTATELGPEGFLPADPTELTSVLAEHQLSCVGGFVPVILHQVDHDPAEELAGPLDSLIAAGAGVVVLAAATGADGYDSRPVLDEAQWNTLLANLDRLAGIVADRGLLAVLHPHVGTIVETRAEVDRVLGGSSIPLCLDTGHLLIGGTDPLELAKAVPQRIAHAHLKDVDAALAAKVQSGELSYTAAVKAGMYTPLGTGDVDIEAIVGVLRDNGFDGWFVMEQDTILDGAPAGDGPVADVRASVAFLNGIMA, encoded by the coding sequence ATGAGCATCAAACTTGCCGGAGCACCCATCTCCTGGGGCGTCTGCGAGGTGCCGGGATGGGGCCACCAGTTGGCCCCCGCACGGGTCCTCGCCGAGATGCGCGGTGTCGGCCTGACGGCCACCGAACTGGGCCCGGAGGGTTTCCTGCCCGCCGACCCCACGGAACTGACGTCCGTCCTGGCCGAGCACCAGCTCAGCTGCGTGGGCGGCTTCGTCCCGGTGATCCTGCACCAGGTCGACCATGATCCGGCCGAAGAGCTTGCCGGGCCGCTGGATTCGCTGATCGCCGCCGGCGCCGGCGTGGTGGTGCTGGCCGCCGCCACCGGTGCCGATGGCTACGACTCACGACCCGTGCTCGACGAAGCGCAGTGGAACACGTTGCTGGCCAACCTGGATCGGCTGGCCGGCATCGTCGCCGACCGCGGCCTGTTGGCGGTGCTGCACCCGCATGTCGGCACCATCGTGGAAACCCGCGCCGAAGTCGACCGGGTGCTGGGTGGTTCGTCCATCCCGCTGTGCCTGGACACCGGGCACCTCCTCATCGGCGGCACCGACCCGCTGGAGCTGGCCAAGGCCGTCCCGCAGCGCATCGCGCACGCCCATCTCAAGGACGTCGACGCGGCGTTGGCCGCCAAGGTGCAATCAGGCGAGCTCAGCTACACCGCGGCCGTCAAGGCGGGTATGTACACCCCGCTGGGCACCGGCGATGTGGATATCGAAGCCATCGTCGGTGTGTTGCGCGACAACGGGTTCGACGGTTGGTTCGTGATGGAGCAGGACACCATTCTCGACGGCGCGCCCGCCGGTGACGGTCCGGTGGCCGATGTGCGGGCCAGCGTCGCCTTCCTCAACGGCATCATGGCCTGA
- a CDS encoding LacI family DNA-binding transcriptional regulator, with amino-acid sequence MHRYKVREIAQQCGLSEATVDRVLNDRPGVRENTRAEVLQAIADLDKQRAQLRLNGRRYLIDVVMQTPQRFSDAFRAAVEAELPAFAPAAVRARFHLWESGSAARTVEVLGRIKGSHGVILKAQDEPEVAEQVDRLVGAGVPVVTYTSDVANSDRTAYVGIDNHGAGLTAAYLVDQWLGDAPADVLITLSRTVFRGEGEREVGFRAGLRGSRREIVEISEGDGIDANTEALVLDALRRHPGIEAVYSPGGGNAATVAAFEKLGRACRVFVAHDLDVDNRRLLRQGKLSVVLHNDLRADARLAMRVILARQRALPEESVRPAPIQVVTPHNVPG; translated from the coding sequence ATGCACCGATACAAGGTTCGCGAGATCGCCCAGCAGTGCGGTCTCAGCGAAGCGACGGTCGACCGCGTCCTCAACGACCGTCCGGGGGTCCGGGAGAACACCCGCGCCGAGGTGCTGCAGGCCATCGCCGATCTGGACAAGCAGCGCGCCCAATTGCGGCTCAACGGCCGTCGCTACCTGATCGACGTCGTGATGCAGACGCCGCAGCGGTTCTCCGACGCGTTCCGAGCAGCCGTGGAGGCCGAGCTCCCGGCGTTCGCGCCCGCCGCGGTGCGGGCTCGCTTCCACCTCTGGGAATCCGGTTCGGCGGCCCGCACGGTCGAGGTGCTCGGCCGTATCAAGGGAAGCCACGGCGTCATCCTCAAGGCGCAGGACGAGCCCGAGGTCGCCGAACAGGTCGATCGGCTGGTGGGCGCCGGGGTGCCTGTGGTCACCTACACCTCCGATGTGGCCAACAGCGATCGCACCGCTTACGTCGGTATCGACAATCACGGTGCCGGGCTGACGGCGGCGTACCTCGTCGACCAATGGCTGGGTGACGCGCCCGCCGATGTGCTGATCACCCTGAGCCGCACGGTATTCCGTGGTGAAGGCGAACGGGAGGTGGGGTTCCGGGCAGGTTTGCGGGGATCCCGTCGCGAGATCGTCGAGATCAGCGAGGGGGATGGCATCGACGCCAACACCGAGGCGTTGGTGCTCGACGCGCTGCGCCGCCACCCCGGTATCGAGGCCGTCTACTCGCCGGGGGGCGGTAACGCCGCGACCGTCGCCGCGTTCGAGAAGCTCGGACGCGCGTGCCGGGTATTCGTCGCACACGATCTCGATGTCGACAACCGCAGACTGCTGCGCCAGGGCAAGTTGTCCGTGGTGCTGCACAACGACCTGCGCGCCGATGCCCGCCTTGCCATGCGGGTGATCCTGGCTCGGCAACGCGCGCTGCCCGAGGAGTCCGTGCGTCCGGCGCCGATCCAGGTCGTCACGCCCCACAACGTGCCTGGATAG